A single region of the Apodemus sylvaticus chromosome 7, mApoSyl1.1, whole genome shotgun sequence genome encodes:
- the Pif1 gene encoding ATP-dependent DNA helicase PIF1 isoform X1 has protein sequence MPSSTEAATDECDDTELRCRVAVEELSPGGQPRKRQALRTAELNLGRNERRELMLRLQAPGPAGRPRCFPLRAVRLFTRFAAAGRSTLRLPADGVPGAGSVQLLLSDCPPERLRRFLRTLRLKLAVAPGPGPASARAQLLGPRPRDFVTISPVQPEELRRAAATKALDSALEKRPMESQPSTEAPRWPLPVKKLRMPSTKPKLSEEQAAVLRMVLKGQSLFFTGSAGTGKSYLLKHILRSLPPTGTVATASTGVAACHIGGTTLHAFAGIGSGQAPLAQCVALAHRPGVRQGWLNCQRLVIDEISMVEADFFDKLEAVARAIRQQKKPFGGIQLIICGDFLQLPPVTKGSQQPRFCFQAKSWRRCVPVTLELTEVWRQADQTFISLLQAVRLGRCSDEVTRQLRATAAHKVGRDGIVATRLCTHQDDVALTNKKRLRELPGDVHSFEAVDSDPELSQILDAQCPVSRVLQLKLGAQVMLVKNLAVSRGLVNGARGVIVGFESEGRGLPRVRFLCGVTEVIRTDRWTVQVTGGQYLSRQQLPLQLAWAMSIHKSQGMSLDCVEISLGRVFASGQAYVALSRARSLQGLRVLDFDPTMVRCDSRVLRFYATLRQGRGLSLESQDEEEANSDLENMDPNL, from the exons ATGCCTTCTAGCACAGAGGCGGCGACCGACGAATGTGACGACACGGAGCTCCGGTGCAGGGTAGCCGTGGAGGAGCTGAGTCCTGGAGGGCAACCTCGCAAGCGCCAGGCCCTGCGCACCGCAGAGCTGAACCTAGGTCGAAACGAACGTCGCGAGTTAATGCTGCGACTGCAGGCACCGGGACCCGCAGGGCGGCCACGCTGTTTTCCTCTGCGCGCTGTGCGCCTCTTCACCCGCTTCGCCGCAGCTGGGCGCAGCACGTTGCGGCTCCCCGCCGATGGCGTCCCTGGGGCTGGCTCAGTGCAGCTGCTGCTCTCCGACTGTCCCCCGGAGCGCTTGCGCCGCTTCCTGCGCACGCTGCGCCTGAAGTTGGCGGTCGCCCCTGGACCAGGACCCGCCTCCGCCCGCGCACAATTGCTCGGTCCTCGGCCCCGAGACTTTGTCACCATCAGTCCGGTGCAGCCAGAGGAACTGCGGCGAGCCGCGGCCACCAAGGCTCTAGATTCTGCTCTGGAAAAGCGGCCAATGGAATCCCAGCCTAGTACG GAAGCTCCCAGGTGGCCCCTGCCCGTGAAGAAGCTACGAATGCCCTCCACCAAACCGAAGCTTTCTGAAGAGCAGGCTGCTGTGCTGAGGATGGTCCTGAAAGGCCAGAGCCTTTTCTTTACTGGGAGTGCAG GGACAGGAAAGTCCTACCTGCTGAAACATATCCTGCGGTCCCTGCCCCCTACTGGCACTGTGGCCACTGCCAGCACTGGGGTGGCAGCCTGCCACATTGGGGGCACCACCCTTCATGCCTTTGCAG GCATCGGCTCAGGCCAGGCTCCCCTGGCCCAGTGTGTGGCCCTGGCCCATCGGCCAGGTGTGCGACAGGGCTGGCTGAACTGCCAGCGTTTGGTCATTGATGAGATCTCCATGGTAGAGGCAGACTTCTTTGACAAATTGGAAGCTGTGGCCAG AGCCATCCGGCAACAGAAGAAGCCATTTGGAGGGATCCAGCTCATCATCTGTGGGGACTTCCTGCAGTTGCCACCAGTGACCAAAGGCTCCCAGCAGCCTCGATTCTGCTTTCAG GCCAAgagctggaggaggtgtgtgccGGTGACTCTGGAGCTGACTGAGGTGTGGAGGCAAGCGGATCAGACCTTCATCTCTCTGCTGCAGGCTGTGAGGTTAGGCAG ATGTTCAGATGAAGTGACCCGCCAGCTCAGGGCCACAGCTGCCCATAAGGTGGGACGAGATGGAATCGTAGCCACAAGACTATGCACCCATCAGGATGATGTGGCCCTTACCAACAAGAAGCGGCTGAGGGAACTGCCAG GTGATGTACACAGCTTTGAGGCTGTAGACAGTGACCCTGAGCTAAGCCAGATTCTGGATGCCCAGTGTCCTGTGAGCCGTGTCCTTCAGCTAAAACTGGGGGCTCAG GTCATGCTGGTGAAGAACTTGGCAGTGTCTCGGGGCCTGGTGAATGGTGCCCGAGGGGTAATAGTTGGGTTTGAGTCAGAAGGGAGAG GGCTTCCCCGGGTACGGTTCCTGTGTGGCGTCACTGAGGTCATCCGTACTGACCGCTGGACAGTACAGGTAACTGGGGGCCAGTACCTCAGCCGGCAGCAGCTTCCTCTACAATTGGCCTGGGCGATGTCCATCCACAAAAGCCAG GGCATGTCTCTGGACTGTGTGGAGATCTCTCTGGGGCGTGTGTTTGCCAGTGGTCAAGCCTATGTGGCCCTCTCTCGGGCCCGTAGCCTCCAGGGTCTCCGCGTGCTGGACTTTGACCCCACGATGGTTCGATGTGACTCCCGAGTGCTGCGTTTCTATGCCACCCTGCGGCAGGGCAGGGGCCTCAGTCTG GAGTCCCAGGACGAGGAGGAGGCAAACTCAGATCTGGAGAACATGGACCCAAACCTCTAA
- the Pif1 gene encoding ATP-dependent DNA helicase PIF1 isoform X2, producing MPSSTEAATDECDDTELRCRVAVEELSPGGQPRKRQALRTAELNLGRNERRELMLRLQAPGPAGRPRCFPLRAVRLFTRFAAAGRSTLRLPADGVPGAGSVQLLLSDCPPERLRRFLRTLRLKLAVAPGPGPASARAQLLGPRPRDFVTISPVQPEELRRAAATKALDSALEKRPMESQPSTEAPRWPLPVKKLRMPSTKPKLSEEQAAVLRMVLKGQSLFFTGSAGTGKSYLLKHILRSLPPTGTVATASTGVAACHIGGTTLHAFAGIGSGQAPLAQCVALAHRPGVRQGWLNCQRLVIDEISMVEADFFDKLEAVARAIRQQKKPFGGIQLIICGDFLQLPPVTKGSQQPRFCFQAKSWRRCVPVTLELTEVWRQADQTFISLLQAVRLGRCSDEVTRQLRATAAHKVGRDGIVATRLCTHQDDVALTNKKRLRELPGDVHSFEAVDSDPELSQILDAQCPVSRVLQLKLGAQVMLVKNLAVSRGLVNGARGVIVGFESEGRGLPRVRFLCGVTEVIRTDRWTVQVTGGQYLSRQQLPLQLAWAMSIHKSQVTLQCKGHVSGLCGDLSGACVCQWSSLCGPLSGP from the exons ATGCCTTCTAGCACAGAGGCGGCGACCGACGAATGTGACGACACGGAGCTCCGGTGCAGGGTAGCCGTGGAGGAGCTGAGTCCTGGAGGGCAACCTCGCAAGCGCCAGGCCCTGCGCACCGCAGAGCTGAACCTAGGTCGAAACGAACGTCGCGAGTTAATGCTGCGACTGCAGGCACCGGGACCCGCAGGGCGGCCACGCTGTTTTCCTCTGCGCGCTGTGCGCCTCTTCACCCGCTTCGCCGCAGCTGGGCGCAGCACGTTGCGGCTCCCCGCCGATGGCGTCCCTGGGGCTGGCTCAGTGCAGCTGCTGCTCTCCGACTGTCCCCCGGAGCGCTTGCGCCGCTTCCTGCGCACGCTGCGCCTGAAGTTGGCGGTCGCCCCTGGACCAGGACCCGCCTCCGCCCGCGCACAATTGCTCGGTCCTCGGCCCCGAGACTTTGTCACCATCAGTCCGGTGCAGCCAGAGGAACTGCGGCGAGCCGCGGCCACCAAGGCTCTAGATTCTGCTCTGGAAAAGCGGCCAATGGAATCCCAGCCTAGTACG GAAGCTCCCAGGTGGCCCCTGCCCGTGAAGAAGCTACGAATGCCCTCCACCAAACCGAAGCTTTCTGAAGAGCAGGCTGCTGTGCTGAGGATGGTCCTGAAAGGCCAGAGCCTTTTCTTTACTGGGAGTGCAG GGACAGGAAAGTCCTACCTGCTGAAACATATCCTGCGGTCCCTGCCCCCTACTGGCACTGTGGCCACTGCCAGCACTGGGGTGGCAGCCTGCCACATTGGGGGCACCACCCTTCATGCCTTTGCAG GCATCGGCTCAGGCCAGGCTCCCCTGGCCCAGTGTGTGGCCCTGGCCCATCGGCCAGGTGTGCGACAGGGCTGGCTGAACTGCCAGCGTTTGGTCATTGATGAGATCTCCATGGTAGAGGCAGACTTCTTTGACAAATTGGAAGCTGTGGCCAG AGCCATCCGGCAACAGAAGAAGCCATTTGGAGGGATCCAGCTCATCATCTGTGGGGACTTCCTGCAGTTGCCACCAGTGACCAAAGGCTCCCAGCAGCCTCGATTCTGCTTTCAG GCCAAgagctggaggaggtgtgtgccGGTGACTCTGGAGCTGACTGAGGTGTGGAGGCAAGCGGATCAGACCTTCATCTCTCTGCTGCAGGCTGTGAGGTTAGGCAG ATGTTCAGATGAAGTGACCCGCCAGCTCAGGGCCACAGCTGCCCATAAGGTGGGACGAGATGGAATCGTAGCCACAAGACTATGCACCCATCAGGATGATGTGGCCCTTACCAACAAGAAGCGGCTGAGGGAACTGCCAG GTGATGTACACAGCTTTGAGGCTGTAGACAGTGACCCTGAGCTAAGCCAGATTCTGGATGCCCAGTGTCCTGTGAGCCGTGTCCTTCAGCTAAAACTGGGGGCTCAG GTCATGCTGGTGAAGAACTTGGCAGTGTCTCGGGGCCTGGTGAATGGTGCCCGAGGGGTAATAGTTGGGTTTGAGTCAGAAGGGAGAG GGCTTCCCCGGGTACGGTTCCTGTGTGGCGTCACTGAGGTCATCCGTACTGACCGCTGGACAGTACAGGTAACTGGGGGCCAGTACCTCAGCCGGCAGCAGCTTCCTCTACAATTGGCCTGGGCGATGTCCATCCACAAAAGCCAGGTGACTCTCCAGTGCAAGG GGCATGTCTCTGGACTGTGTGGAGATCTCTCTGGGGCGTGTGTTTGCCAGTGGTCAAGCCTATGTGGCCCTCTCTCGGGCCCGTAG